In Gambusia affinis linkage group LG08, SWU_Gaff_1.0, whole genome shotgun sequence, a single window of DNA contains:
- the mterf2 gene encoding transcription termination factor 2, mitochondrial, which translates to MCVTIFSHTRNVFHNKTSHPLTAAKATEQPEDFVSMLRLIATSLCLRCQHAPLLLSNLRACSTLSSVENQQTVEALYELSVDIQKVRKLKGWVLHQNPAYTKEVASLLRDMGASIPIIAHILAVHPEAVLCNPEQLQAQQELWMSVCPNHRELIGIIEKFPASFFSASSHLENQRRNIAYFQSLNLNKRIITKLMASAPQSFYRPVEQNQLMVCTLQQAYTELGGDEANMRIWLQKLLSQNPFVLLKPPAVLRQNLLFLKDRGFTSSELLRLLSKLRGFVTELNPDSMCRTLAFSQETIGCSDAELREIILKCPALLYHPESTLAERLEGLLSAGIGMPQIIQTPTVLELTTQIVNYRIHCLKSRGYDVSTGSLDIINGTKKDFEMNFGKLQLRRERPLFNPVAPLKGDD; encoded by the exons ATGTGTGTCACTATTTTCAGCCACACTAGAAATGTGTTTCATAACAAAACGTCACATCCTCTGACCGCTGCTAAAG CAACTGAGCAGCCAGAGGACTTTGTCTCAATGTTGCGGTTGATTGCAACATCCTTGTGCCTCCGATGTCAACATGCCCCACTTTTACTTTCAAACCTCAGGGCATGTTCAACACTCAGCTCTGTGGAAAATCAACAGACTGTGGAAGCTCTCTATGAGCTGTCTGTGGACATCCAGAAAGTTCGGAAACTTAAAGGATGGGTGCTACACCAAAATCCAGCCTACACTAAGGAGGTAGCCAGCCTGCTGAGAGACATGGGTGCCTCAATCCCCATCATCGCTCACATCTTGGCTGTTCACCCGGAGGCCGTCCTCTGTAATCCGGAGCAACTGCAGGCCCAGCAGGAGCTGTGGATGTCTGTCTGTCCAAACCACAGAGAGCTGATTGGTATCATTGAGAAATTCCCAGCCTCCTTCTTCTCCGCATCTAGTCACCTAGAAAACCAGCGGAGAAACATTGCTTACTTCCAGAGCCTGAACCTCAACAAGAGGATCATTACCAAACTAATGGCCAGTGCTCCACAGAGCTTCTACAGGCCTGTTGAGCAGAACCAGCTGATGGTCTGCACCCTCCAACAGGCCTACACGGAGCTGGGTGGCGACGAAGCCAACATGAGAATATGGCTGCAGAAGCTGCTGAGCCAGAACCCGTTTGTTTTGCTAAAGCCACCGGCGGTGCTGAGGCAGAATCTGCTGTTCCTCAAAGACAGAGGGTTCACCTCCAGCGAACTCCTCCGTCTCCTCTCCAAACTGCGGGGCTTCGTCACCGAGCTGAATCCGGACAGCATGTGTCGGACCCTGGCTTTCTCCCAGGAAACCATTGGCTGCTCTGACGCAGAGCTGAGGGAGATTATCCTCAAGTGTCCGGCTCTGCTTTACCATCCAGAATCCACTCTGGCTGAGCGCTTGGAGGGCCTCCTCAGCGCTGGGATCGGCATGCCTCAAATCATACAGACTCCAACCGTCCTGGAGCTGACCACACAGATCGTAAATTACCGTATCCACTGCCTGAAGAGTCGCGGCTACGACGTTAGCACAGGGAGTCTAGACATAATAAACGGTACCAAGAAAGACTTTGAGATGAACTTTGGGAAACTGCAGCTGCGTAGAGAGAGACCACTTTTTAACCCTGTCGCCCCTTTAAAAGGTGATGACTGA